The Ascaphus truei isolate aAscTru1 unplaced genomic scaffold, aAscTru1.hap1 HAP1_SCAFFOLD_1430, whole genome shotgun sequence genome window below encodes:
- the ERCC1 gene encoding DNA excision repair protein ERCC-1 isoform X1 has protein sequence MATCCMAATGNEQNSSTAEPKRFIIPSQEKAAVPVRSLFQAPTAPPAAPPAAPAGSYANYIFQREPQGPERSSPAERGDRVDAPASSAGQVSVPVPKPAGGKSCIVVSARQSATVSQRGNPLLKHIRNIPWEFGDIVPDYVMGEACCALYLSLRYHALNPEYIHSRLRSLGQSFALRVLLVQVDVKDPHFILKELAKICILSDCTLILSWSPEEAARYLETYKCYEQKPADALRERSERDFMSRMTDCLTTVKSVNKTDSCTLLTTFGTLGDLAHASREDLSLCPGLGPQKAKRLFDTLHEPFLKSSK, from the exons ATGGCGACTTGCTG TATGGCTGCGACGGGGAATGAGCAGAACTCGTCAACTGCGGAACCCAAGCGATTTATTATCCCCTCCCAGGAGAAGGCGGCCGTCCCG GTGCGCTCCCTGTTTCAGGCCCCCACAGCCCCCCCCGCAGCGCCCCCCGCAGCCCCCGCTGGGAGTTACGCTAATTACATCTTCCAGCGTGAGCCCCAGGGGCCCGAGCGGAGCAGCCCGGCTGAGAGGGGGGACCGAGTAGATGCTCCAGCTTCCTCCGCAGGACAAGTGTCCGTTCCCGTCCCAAAGCCGGCAGGAGGGAAAAGCTGCATCGTGGTCAGCGCACggcag AGTGCGACTGTCTCGCAGAGAGGGAACCCCCTCCTTAAACACATCCGGAACATCCCCTGGGAGTTTGGAGACATTGTGCCGGATTATGTGATGGGAGAAGCGTGCTGTGCACTCTATCTGAG CCTGCGGTATCACGCTCTGAACCCGGAGTACATCCACTCCCGCCTGCGCTCTCTCGGTCAGTCCTTTGCTCTCCGTGTTCTGCTGGTCCAGGTGGATGTG AAAGACCCTCACTTCATTCTGAAGGAGCTGGCAAAGATTTGTATCCTGTCTGACTGCACATTAATACTGAGCTggag ccctgagGAGGCCGCACGATACCTGGAGACGTATAAATGTTATGAGCAGAAGCCGGCTGACGCtctgagagagaggagcgagagagacttCATGTCacgg ATGACAGACTGTCTTACAACGGTGAAGTCCGTGAATAAGACAGATAGCTGCACTCTGCTCACCACATTCGGG accCTGGGGGACCTCGCACACGCATCGCGTGaagatctctctctctgtcccggaCTTGGACCCCAGAAA gctaAGAGACTGTTTGACACACTGCATGAACCATTCCTAAAGTCCAGCAAGTAG
- the ERCC1 gene encoding DNA excision repair protein ERCC-1 isoform X2 gives MATCCMAATGNEQNSSTAEPKRFIIPSQEKAAVPVRSLFQAPTAPPAAPPAAPAGSYANYIFQREPQGPERSSPAERGDRVDAPASSAGQVSVPVPKPAGGKSCIVVSARQRGNPLLKHIRNIPWEFGDIVPDYVMGEACCALYLSLRYHALNPEYIHSRLRSLGQSFALRVLLVQVDVKDPHFILKELAKICILSDCTLILSWSPEEAARYLETYKCYEQKPADALRERSERDFMSRMTDCLTTVKSVNKTDSCTLLTTFGTLGDLAHASREDLSLCPGLGPQKAKRLFDTLHEPFLKSSK, from the exons ATGGCGACTTGCTG TATGGCTGCGACGGGGAATGAGCAGAACTCGTCAACTGCGGAACCCAAGCGATTTATTATCCCCTCCCAGGAGAAGGCGGCCGTCCCG GTGCGCTCCCTGTTTCAGGCCCCCACAGCCCCCCCCGCAGCGCCCCCCGCAGCCCCCGCTGGGAGTTACGCTAATTACATCTTCCAGCGTGAGCCCCAGGGGCCCGAGCGGAGCAGCCCGGCTGAGAGGGGGGACCGAGTAGATGCTCCAGCTTCCTCCGCAGGACAAGTGTCCGTTCCCGTCCCAAAGCCGGCAGGAGGGAAAAGCTGCATCGTGGTCAGCGCACggcag AGAGGGAACCCCCTCCTTAAACACATCCGGAACATCCCCTGGGAGTTTGGAGACATTGTGCCGGATTATGTGATGGGAGAAGCGTGCTGTGCACTCTATCTGAG CCTGCGGTATCACGCTCTGAACCCGGAGTACATCCACTCCCGCCTGCGCTCTCTCGGTCAGTCCTTTGCTCTCCGTGTTCTGCTGGTCCAGGTGGATGTG AAAGACCCTCACTTCATTCTGAAGGAGCTGGCAAAGATTTGTATCCTGTCTGACTGCACATTAATACTGAGCTggag ccctgagGAGGCCGCACGATACCTGGAGACGTATAAATGTTATGAGCAGAAGCCGGCTGACGCtctgagagagaggagcgagagagacttCATGTCacgg ATGACAGACTGTCTTACAACGGTGAAGTCCGTGAATAAGACAGATAGCTGCACTCTGCTCACCACATTCGGG accCTGGGGGACCTCGCACACGCATCGCGTGaagatctctctctctgtcccggaCTTGGACCCCAGAAA gctaAGAGACTGTTTGACACACTGCATGAACCATTCCTAAAGTCCAGCAAGTAG